The following proteins are encoded in a genomic region of Nocardioides conyzicola:
- a CDS encoding YifB family Mg chelatase-like AAA ATPase, giving the protein MPVATTHAVSLNGAVGHLVDVQSDVSPGQAGLTLVGRPDSMLHEAPDRCRMAIVNSGLTWPATKRITVLLSPADLLKRGTHFDLAVAVSVLAADGAVPTDALEATAFVGELTLDGNLRAVAGALPMVLAASERGVRRVFVPEPQAREAAMVPDMEVFGMRSLAQVVAELRGEEVPEAPPVAPMSGARLLSWQGEDRLEETDMSDLLGMEDVRFAVEVAAAGGHHLLLSGPKGSGKTSVAERIPGLLPDLTRSESLELTAVHSLAGVLDPSSGMLVRPPFSAPHHDASKASIIGGGSGAVRPGEVSRAHAGVLFLDEFPLFRSDVIEALRQPLESGDVTIARQEESVTLPARGMVVLACNPCPCGDWTKDQRTSRCQCAPRAVRDYQLRVTGPVADRVDITRNLRALRRTDRPDPLALPESSAAIRARVEDARLRQADRFARESWRLNAHAPGPALRDRWPLPPPGQQLIDEQVYSGVISRRGATRVHRVAWTVADLRRLPAPGVAEVETALRLRTGDALLVKMLERAS; this is encoded by the coding sequence ATGCCGGTCGCGACGACGCACGCGGTCTCCCTCAACGGCGCCGTCGGTCATCTCGTCGACGTGCAGTCCGACGTGTCGCCGGGCCAGGCCGGCCTGACCCTGGTGGGCCGACCCGACTCCATGCTCCACGAGGCGCCCGACCGGTGCCGGATGGCCATCGTCAACAGCGGGCTGACCTGGCCGGCCACCAAGCGGATCACGGTCCTGCTCTCCCCGGCCGACCTGCTGAAGCGCGGGACCCACTTCGACCTGGCGGTCGCCGTGTCCGTGCTCGCCGCCGACGGCGCCGTCCCGACGGACGCCCTCGAAGCGACGGCGTTCGTCGGCGAGCTCACCCTCGACGGCAACCTGCGCGCGGTCGCCGGTGCCCTCCCGATGGTGCTGGCGGCGTCGGAGCGCGGCGTGCGCCGGGTCTTCGTGCCGGAGCCGCAGGCGCGCGAGGCCGCGATGGTCCCGGACATGGAGGTCTTCGGGATGCGGTCGCTGGCCCAGGTGGTCGCGGAGCTCCGCGGCGAGGAGGTGCCCGAGGCGCCGCCGGTCGCGCCGATGTCGGGTGCGCGGCTGCTCAGCTGGCAGGGGGAGGACCGGCTCGAGGAGACCGACATGTCCGACCTGCTCGGCATGGAGGACGTTCGCTTCGCGGTCGAGGTCGCGGCGGCCGGCGGGCACCACCTGCTGCTGTCGGGTCCCAAGGGATCGGGCAAGACGAGCGTCGCCGAGCGGATCCCGGGGCTCCTGCCCGACCTGACCCGGTCGGAGTCGTTGGAGCTCACCGCGGTCCACTCGCTCGCCGGCGTCCTCGATCCCAGCAGCGGGATGCTGGTCCGGCCGCCGTTCTCCGCGCCGCACCACGACGCCAGCAAGGCCAGCATCATCGGCGGCGGCAGCGGTGCCGTCCGGCCGGGCGAGGTGAGTCGCGCCCACGCCGGAGTGCTCTTCCTCGACGAGTTCCCGCTCTTCAGGTCCGACGTGATCGAGGCGCTTCGGCAGCCGCTCGAGAGCGGCGACGTCACCATCGCCCGCCAGGAGGAGTCGGTGACGCTGCCCGCCCGCGGCATGGTCGTGCTCGCGTGCAACCCGTGCCCCTGCGGCGACTGGACCAAGGACCAGCGCACCAGCCGGTGCCAGTGCGCTCCCCGAGCGGTCCGGGACTACCAGCTCCGGGTCACCGGGCCGGTGGCCGACCGGGTCGACATCACGCGCAACCTGCGCGCCCTCCGACGCACCGACCGGCCGGACCCGCTCGCGCTGCCGGAGTCGTCGGCTGCCATCCGTGCCCGCGTCGAGGATGCTCGGCTGCGCCAGGCCGACCGTTTCGCGCGGGAGAGCTGGCGCCTCAACGCGCACGCACCCGGTCCGGCACTCCGGGACCGATGGCCGCTGCCACCCCCAGGTCAGCAGCTCATCGACGAGCAGGTCTACAGCGGCGTCATCTCGCGACGCGGGGCGACCCGGGTGCACCGGGTGGCCTGGACGGTCGCCGACCTGCGCCGACTACCGGCGCCGGGGGTCGCCGAGGTGGAGACCGCGCTGCGCCTGCGCACCGGCGACGCGCTGCTGGTGAAG
- a CDS encoding YraN family protein gives MTSSATVKQALGAYGERRAAELLQAAGMVVLDRNWRCAVGEIDLVLRDGDVLVVCEVKTRTSVDHGTPHEAVGADKLDRLRRLGVAWQVAHGLSVPDVRVDLVAVLRPRRGPSLIEHVRGIG, from the coding sequence ATGACGAGTTCGGCAACGGTGAAGCAGGCCCTGGGTGCGTACGGCGAGCGGCGAGCTGCGGAGCTGCTCCAGGCGGCGGGCATGGTGGTGCTCGACCGCAACTGGCGCTGCGCCGTCGGCGAGATCGACCTGGTGCTGCGCGACGGTGACGTGCTCGTCGTGTGCGAGGTCAAGACGCGCACCAGCGTCGACCACGGCACCCCCCACGAGGCGGTCGGTGCCGACAAGCTCGACCGGCTGCGCCGCCTCGGCGTCGCCTGGCAGGTGGCTCACGGGCTGAGCGTGCCCGACGTCCGGGTCGACCTCGTCGCGGTGCTGCGCCCGCGCCGCGGACCGTCCCTGATCGAGCACGTGCGGGGGATCGGCTGA
- a CDS encoding DUF2469 domain-containing protein, translating to MSAEDLEKYETEMELTLYREYRDVVGIFKYVVETDRRFYLCNQVDVKARTEAGDVFFEVSMSDAWVWDMYRPARFAKNVKVLTFKDVNVEELSPTEIDLPKT from the coding sequence GTGAGCGCCGAGGACCTCGAGAAGTACGAGACCGAGATGGAGCTGACGCTCTACCGCGAGTACCGCGACGTCGTCGGCATCTTCAAGTACGTCGTGGAGACCGACCGTCGGTTCTACCTGTGCAACCAGGTGGACGTGAAGGCGCGCACCGAGGCCGGCGACGTGTTCTTCGAGGTCTCGATGAGCGACGCATGGGTGTGGGACATGTACCGCCCCGCCCGGTTCGCCAAGAACGTGAAGGTGCTGACCTTCAAGGACGTCAACGTCGAGGAGCTCAGCCCGACGGAGATCGACCTCCCCAAGACCTGA
- a CDS encoding ribonuclease HII yields MSALPRGATVRKDAGLYGYERALRRHGIEPIAGVDEAGRGACAGPLVAGAAILPAGKAGIIPGLADSKLLTEKARERCYAHIVQRAVAWSVVAISHEECDRLGMHVANIEALRRAVALLDLPPAYVLTDGFPVDGLGVPGLAVWKGDRVAACISAASVIAKVTRDRIMTDLDADWPAYDFKTHKGYITDVHTAALIEHGPSPVHRMRFVNVRRAAGLEPLAPEAAEIESAS; encoded by the coding sequence GTGAGCGCGCTGCCACGGGGAGCCACGGTCCGCAAGGACGCCGGGCTCTACGGCTACGAGCGCGCCCTGCGGCGGCACGGGATCGAGCCGATCGCCGGCGTCGACGAGGCCGGCCGCGGCGCGTGCGCCGGCCCGCTGGTGGCGGGTGCGGCGATCCTGCCGGCCGGCAAGGCCGGAATCATCCCGGGCCTGGCCGACTCCAAGCTGCTCACCGAGAAGGCCCGGGAGCGCTGCTACGCCCACATCGTCCAGCGCGCCGTCGCCTGGTCGGTGGTCGCGATCTCGCACGAGGAGTGCGACCGGCTCGGCATGCACGTGGCCAACATCGAGGCGCTGCGCCGAGCCGTCGCACTGCTGGACCTGCCGCCGGCGTACGTGCTCACCGACGGGTTCCCGGTCGACGGGCTCGGCGTGCCCGGGCTGGCCGTGTGGAAGGGCGACCGCGTGGCGGCCTGCATCTCCGCGGCGTCGGTGATCGCGAAGGTCACCCGCGACCGGATCATGACCGACCTGGACGCCGACTGGCCTGCGTACGACTTCAAGACCCACAAGGGCTACATCACCGACGTCCACACCGCGGCGCTGATCGAGCACGGGCCGTCGCCGGTGCACCGGATGCGGTTCGTGAACGTCCGGCGTGCCGCGGGCCTGGAGCCCTTGGCGCCCGAGGCCGCGGAGATAGAGTCGGCCTCGTGA
- the lepB gene encoding signal peptidase I → MSTTEPTTDAPAPDPGKPDKPVKKEKKHLPVWQETILLLGIALVLAIVIKALFVQAFYIPSESMEPGLVKNDRILVEKPSYWFDGPERGDIVVFKDPGGWLDGEEAAGPTSPVAKVLSKIGLYPTGGHLVKRVIGVEGDVIKCCDDKGRLTVNGKALNEKGYARLGGATCYGPMVTDCNQDWEVGPVPKGQIFVMGDNRNNSADSSYHMCQPKATDCTKNPYVDVDDVVGKVFVLLWPSDRFKTIHRPDTFADVPDAK, encoded by the coding sequence ATGAGCACCACCGAACCCACGACGGACGCTCCGGCGCCGGATCCCGGCAAGCCCGACAAGCCGGTCAAGAAGGAGAAGAAGCACCTGCCGGTCTGGCAGGAGACGATCCTCCTCCTCGGCATCGCCCTGGTGCTCGCCATCGTGATCAAGGCGCTCTTCGTCCAGGCGTTCTACATCCCGTCGGAGTCGATGGAGCCCGGCCTGGTCAAGAACGACCGGATCCTGGTCGAGAAGCCCTCGTACTGGTTCGACGGACCCGAGCGCGGCGACATCGTGGTCTTCAAGGACCCGGGCGGCTGGCTCGACGGCGAGGAGGCCGCCGGCCCGACCAGCCCCGTCGCCAAGGTGCTCTCCAAGATCGGGCTCTACCCGACCGGCGGGCACCTGGTGAAGCGGGTGATCGGCGTCGAGGGCGACGTGATCAAGTGCTGCGACGACAAGGGCCGCCTGACCGTCAACGGCAAGGCGCTGAACGAGAAGGGGTACGCCCGCCTCGGCGGCGCGACCTGCTACGGCCCGATGGTCACCGACTGCAACCAGGACTGGGAGGTCGGTCCCGTCCCGAAGGGCCAGATCTTCGTGATGGGCGACAACCGCAACAACTCGGCGGACTCGTCGTACCACATGTGCCAGCCCAAGGCGACGGACTGCACCAAGAACCCGTACGTCGACGTGGACGACGTCGTCGGCAAGGTGTTCGTGCTGCTCTGGCCGAGCGACCGGTTCAAGACCATCCACCGTCCCGACACCTTCGCGGACGTCCCCGACGCCAAGTAG
- the rplS gene encoding 50S ribosomal protein L19, producing MTNVIADLGNSIKRTDLPAFRAGDTVKVHVKVVEGNRSRIQVFQGVVIRIHGAGVGRTFTVRKVSFGVGVERTFPLNSPIFEQIEIVTRGDVRRAKLYYLRNLRGKKAKIKERREL from the coding sequence ATGACGAACGTCATCGCCGATCTCGGCAACTCGATCAAGCGCACCGACCTCCCCGCCTTCCGCGCCGGCGACACCGTCAAGGTGCACGTGAAGGTCGTCGAGGGCAACCGGTCCCGCATCCAGGTCTTCCAGGGTGTCGTCATCCGCATCCACGGTGCCGGCGTCGGCCGCACCTTCACCGTCCGCAAGGTCTCCTTCGGCGTCGGTGTCGAGCGCACCTTCCCGCTCAACTCCCCGATCTTCGAGCAGATCGAGATCGTCACCCGCGGTGACGTCCGCCGCGCGAAGCTCTACTACCTGCGCAACCTCCGCGGCAAGAAGGCGAAGATCAAGGAGCGCCGCGAGCTCTGA
- the trmD gene encoding tRNA (guanosine(37)-N1)-methyltransferase TrmD, with product MSTGLRIDVVTIFPDYLAPLELSLAGKARDKGLIDIRVHDLRQWAHDRHHTVDDTPYGGGAGMVMKPEPWGEAFDALLDHEGDDRPTVVFTTPSGQPFTQAVARELAGKERIVFACGRYEGIDQRVIDEVATRAEVREISLGDYVLNGGEVAALAITEAVVRLVPGFMGNASSLVEESHEDGLLEYPVFTKPSSWRGLEVPPVLLSGDHAAIAAWRRDQAVRRTAERRPDLVSAPSLFDDLEIRPALLADAAELHVLQLACWVQVQHENPGVHVAALHESLDDVRSWIGTHTVLVVRSAGRLVGAVRGIRHEDVWDIGRLMVAPDLEGRGLGRELLGRMEALAPAGATSYWLFTGARSERNLRMYKKAGYRVMGAYDEPGAVVLQKPIRRG from the coding sequence GTGTCGACCGGCCTGCGGATCGACGTCGTCACGATCTTCCCGGACTACCTCGCCCCGCTCGAGCTCTCGCTCGCGGGCAAGGCGCGGGACAAGGGGCTGATCGACATCCGCGTGCACGACCTGCGGCAGTGGGCGCACGACCGCCACCACACCGTCGACGACACGCCGTACGGCGGCGGCGCCGGCATGGTGATGAAGCCGGAGCCGTGGGGGGAGGCGTTCGACGCCCTCCTCGACCACGAGGGCGACGACCGGCCGACCGTCGTCTTCACGACCCCGTCGGGGCAGCCGTTCACCCAGGCCGTCGCCCGTGAGCTGGCGGGCAAGGAGCGGATCGTCTTCGCGTGCGGCCGCTACGAGGGCATCGACCAGCGGGTGATCGACGAGGTCGCGACGCGGGCGGAGGTCCGCGAGATCTCGCTCGGCGACTACGTGCTCAACGGTGGTGAGGTGGCCGCGCTGGCGATCACCGAGGCGGTCGTCCGCCTGGTGCCGGGGTTCATGGGCAACGCCTCGTCGCTGGTCGAGGAGTCCCACGAGGACGGGTTGCTCGAGTACCCCGTCTTCACCAAGCCGTCGTCGTGGCGCGGGCTCGAGGTGCCGCCGGTGCTGCTGTCGGGCGACCACGCCGCGATCGCCGCCTGGCGGCGCGACCAGGCGGTCCGGCGTACGGCGGAGCGACGACCCGACCTGGTGTCCGCACCCTCGCTGTTCGACGACCTGGAGATCCGGCCGGCCCTGCTCGCCGACGCCGCGGAGCTCCACGTGCTGCAGCTCGCCTGCTGGGTGCAGGTCCAGCACGAGAACCCCGGCGTCCACGTCGCCGCCCTGCACGAGTCGCTCGACGACGTCCGCTCGTGGATCGGGACCCACACCGTGCTGGTCGTCCGCTCCGCCGGGCGCCTGGTGGGCGCGGTCCGCGGCATCCGGCACGAGGACGTCTGGGACATCGGCCGCCTGATGGTCGCCCCGGACCTCGAGGGGCGCGGCCTGGGCCGTGAGCTGCTGGGTCGGATGGAGGCCCTGGCACCCGCCGGCGCGACGTCGTACTGGCTCTTCACCGGGGCCAGGAGCGAGCGCAACCTGCGGATGTACAAGAAGGCCGGCTACCGCGTGATGGGGGCGTACGACGAGCCGGGCGCGGTGGTCCTGCAGAAGCCGATCCGCCGCGGCTGA
- the rimM gene encoding ribosome maturation factor RimM (Essential for efficient processing of 16S rRNA): MVDSTDVVVGRIGKAHGLRGDVTINVRTDEPDRRFAPGSVLGVEAPSGSASTLRTVTVASSRWHSSVLLVRFEEVPDRTAAEAARGLLLHASIPADESPEDPDEFYDHQLVGLTAYDLEGVVLGEVTGLVHGGAQDLLAIRTPDRRDTLVPFVKALVPEVDVAGGRVVVADRPGLVAPLEDD; the protein is encoded by the coding sequence ATCGTGGACAGCACCGACGTGGTCGTGGGCCGCATCGGCAAGGCACACGGCCTGCGCGGCGACGTGACCATCAACGTCCGCACCGACGAGCCGGACCGGCGGTTCGCGCCCGGCTCCGTGCTGGGCGTCGAGGCACCGTCGGGATCCGCGTCGACCCTGCGGACCGTCACTGTCGCGAGCTCCCGCTGGCACTCGTCGGTGCTGCTGGTCCGCTTCGAGGAGGTCCCGGACCGCACCGCCGCCGAGGCGGCGCGCGGCCTCCTGCTGCACGCCTCGATCCCGGCCGACGAGTCACCCGAGGACCCGGACGAGTTCTACGACCACCAGCTGGTCGGGCTCACGGCGTACGACCTGGAGGGCGTGGTGCTGGGCGAGGTCACCGGACTGGTCCACGGTGGCGCGCAGGACCTGCTCGCGATCCGGACGCCGGACCGCCGCGACACGCTGGTGCCGTTCGTGAAGGCACTGGTGCCCGAGGTTGACGTCGCCGGTGGCCGCGTGGTCGTCGCCGACCGTCCCGGCCTGGTCGCTCCGCTCGAGGACGACTGA
- a CDS encoding RNA-binding protein has product MLAEALEHLVRGVVEHPDDVVVREKDLRRGSILEVRVHPDDLGKVIGRAGRTATAFRTVISALAGRGGARIDFVDVDRRR; this is encoded by the coding sequence ATGCTCGCCGAGGCGCTCGAGCACCTGGTGCGTGGTGTCGTCGAACACCCCGACGACGTGGTCGTGCGTGAGAAGGACCTGCGTCGCGGCTCGATCCTCGAGGTGCGCGTGCACCCCGATGACCTGGGCAAGGTCATCGGGCGAGCCGGTCGCACCGCGACGGCGTTCCGCACTGTGATCTCCGCCCTGGCGGGACGCGGCGGGGCCCGGATCGACTTCGTCGACGTGGACCGTCGTCGCTGA
- a CDS encoding VanW family protein, with protein MTLSQRHPRLRPAAVLAHRATRRAQWLLGDTDWATYRAPDELPVRLQRHGSLLLRELAGAEMVLQHNKVVNLRIAAPRVDRLVIGPGQTFSFNKVVGNCTRRKGYVEGMRLSDGAAVPGVGGGICQLANLLHWMVLHSPLTVVERSEHSFDPFPDNGRVLPWGVGCSIAYNYVDLVVRNDTATTFQLRTWVGERHLRGELRADRELPVSYSVEAREERFERGDDGLVRRSNEIWRSTVDRRTGDVVATELVRRNRAVVKYAVGV; from the coding sequence ATGACCCTCTCCCAACGGCACCCGCGGCTGCGCCCGGCTGCCGTGCTCGCCCACCGCGCCACCCGCCGGGCGCAGTGGCTGCTGGGCGACACCGACTGGGCGACGTACCGCGCTCCTGACGAGCTGCCCGTGCGGCTCCAGCGGCACGGCTCGCTGCTGCTGCGCGAGCTGGCGGGCGCGGAGATGGTGCTGCAGCACAACAAGGTCGTGAACCTGCGGATCGCCGCTCCCCGGGTCGACCGGCTGGTGATCGGGCCGGGACAGACCTTCTCCTTCAACAAGGTGGTCGGCAACTGCACCCGCCGGAAGGGGTACGTCGAGGGCATGCGGCTCTCGGACGGCGCGGCCGTGCCCGGCGTCGGCGGCGGCATCTGCCAGCTCGCCAACCTCCTGCACTGGATGGTCCTGCACTCGCCGCTCACCGTGGTCGAGCGCTCCGAGCACAGCTTCGACCCGTTCCCCGACAACGGCCGGGTGCTGCCGTGGGGAGTCGGCTGCTCGATCGCCTACAACTACGTCGACCTGGTGGTCCGCAACGACACGGCAACGACGTTCCAGCTGCGCACCTGGGTCGGCGAGCGGCACCTGCGCGGCGAGCTCCGTGCCGACCGGGAGCTGCCGGTGTCCTACTCGGTCGAGGCGCGGGAGGAGCGGTTCGAGCGCGGCGACGACGGGCTCGTGCGGCGCAGCAACGAGATCTGGCGGAGCACCGTCGACCGGCGTACCGGCGACGTCGTGGCCACCGAGCTGGTCCGGCGGAACAGGGCCGTGGTGAAGTACGCCGTGGGCGTGTGA
- a CDS encoding amidohydrolase family protein, whose amino-acid sequence MAAPVLKFSGPVLPDGERRELFVVGDTVTYEPVAGAERAVDGWIVPGLVDAHCHLGLGEEGAVSDEETEQQAVEDRDGGTLLIRDCGSPADTRWVQERDDLPRLIRAGRHIARTRRYLRNYADEVEPAGLVEAVAEQAQRGDGWVKLVGDWISRDDGDLTPSFPAADFAEAIRVAHEHGAKVTAHCFGRDVLTGLLEAGIDCIEHGTGLAEEHLELMAERGVALVPTVMQTEKFPEYAWSSRERFPAYSRTMTDLFVHRRDTLMAAYDAGVPLYAGSDNGGVSRHGNLAGEVIGLAAMGLPREYALGAASWRAREWLGWNAGLTEGAPADFVVYDSDPLADLSVLLRPACVVLRGVVVA is encoded by the coding sequence ATGGCTGCTCCCGTACTGAAGTTCTCCGGTCCGGTGCTCCCCGACGGCGAACGGCGTGAGCTGTTCGTCGTCGGGGACACGGTCACCTACGAGCCGGTCGCCGGCGCCGAGCGCGCCGTCGACGGCTGGATCGTCCCCGGTCTGGTCGACGCCCACTGCCACCTCGGCCTCGGCGAGGAGGGTGCGGTCAGCGACGAGGAGACCGAGCAGCAGGCGGTCGAGGACCGCGACGGCGGCACCCTGCTGATCCGCGACTGCGGATCGCCGGCCGACACCCGCTGGGTCCAGGAGCGCGACGACCTGCCGCGGCTGATCCGCGCCGGGCGCCACATCGCGCGCACCAGGCGCTACCTGCGCAACTACGCCGACGAGGTCGAGCCGGCCGGTCTCGTCGAGGCCGTCGCCGAGCAGGCGCAGCGCGGCGACGGCTGGGTCAAGCTCGTGGGGGACTGGATCTCCCGCGACGACGGCGACCTCACGCCGTCCTTCCCGGCGGCCGACTTCGCCGAGGCGATCCGGGTCGCCCACGAGCACGGCGCGAAGGTCACCGCCCACTGCTTCGGCCGCGACGTGTTGACCGGCCTGCTCGAGGCGGGCATCGACTGCATCGAGCACGGCACCGGGCTCGCGGAGGAGCACCTCGAGCTGATGGCCGAGCGCGGCGTCGCGCTGGTGCCGACGGTGATGCAGACCGAGAAGTTCCCCGAGTACGCGTGGTCGAGCCGCGAGCGCTTCCCGGCGTACTCGCGCACCATGACCGACCTCTTCGTCCACCGTCGCGACACCCTGATGGCGGCGTACGACGCGGGGGTGCCGCTCTACGCCGGCTCGGACAACGGCGGGGTCAGCCGCCACGGCAACCTCGCCGGCGAGGTGATCGGGCTCGCGGCGATGGGGCTCCCACGGGAGTACGCCCTCGGCGCGGCGTCCTGGCGGGCCCGTGAGTGGCTGGGCTGGAACGCCGGCCTGACCGAGGGAGCGCCCGCCGACTTCGTGGTCTACGACTCCGACCCGCTCGCGGACCTCTCGGTCCTGCTCCGGCCCGCCTGCGTCGTCCTGCGCGGCGTCGTGGTCGCCTGA
- a CDS encoding glycoside hydrolase family 3 protein, whose product MSSNPSSRRRSSLLAVLAGGALAVTLLQPSSPAAGDDPLPYQDPSLPTAQRVDDLLGRMTLAEKIGQMTQAERIDVDADPSLITTNALGSVLSGGGSVPTPNTPAAWADMVDRYQQAALATRLGIPLIYGVDSVHGHGNLQGATVFPHNIGLGATRDPKLVEKIGHITAEETRASGPQWAFAPCICVARDDRWGRTYESFGESPALVRSMETVIDGLQGKKGQLDHADRVLASAKHFAGDGLTAYDEAAAGTGAYPIDQGIDKVSRKQFKKLALAPYVPAVKEHRVGSVMPSFSSVDWTDDGLGNPVKMHANKQLITGWLKNQQHFKGFVISDWRAIRQLPGDYRAQVKASVLAGVDMFMEPIQAPNNPSGWDEFIPTLTDLVGDGEVPVSRIDDAVARILKAKFDLGLFEHPLTDRTHIGDIGSKAHRAVARQAVAESQVLLRNKQRTLPLKPKNKVYVAGSNADNIGNQTAGWTLTWQGGSTNVVPGRTILDGIEKAAKGDVTYSEKATARIPRKAVGVVVVGETPYAEGFGDVGGPQWAYDPGDAGVPRQKQTMEISTADKQAIRTVCARTTSCTVLVVSGRPLIVPPGLLRQIDALVASWLPGSEGGGVADVLYGRSPFVGKLPVTWPRTIAQEPINVGDKKYDPLYSYGFGLSTR is encoded by the coding sequence ATGTCCAGCAACCCCTCTTCACGGCGGCGGAGCTCACTGCTCGCCGTGCTCGCGGGCGGCGCCCTCGCCGTCACGCTCCTCCAACCGTCGTCCCCGGCAGCAGGCGATGACCCGCTGCCCTACCAGGACCCGTCCCTCCCGACCGCCCAGCGCGTCGACGACCTGCTCGGCCGCATGACGCTGGCCGAGAAGATCGGCCAGATGACCCAGGCCGAGCGCATCGACGTCGACGCCGACCCGTCGCTCATCACCACCAACGCCCTCGGCAGCGTGCTCTCCGGCGGCGGCTCCGTGCCCACGCCCAACACGCCGGCGGCCTGGGCCGACATGGTCGACCGCTACCAGCAGGCCGCGCTCGCCACCCGGCTCGGCATCCCGCTCATCTACGGCGTCGACTCCGTGCACGGCCACGGCAACCTCCAGGGCGCGACGGTCTTCCCGCACAACATCGGCCTGGGCGCGACCCGCGACCCCAAGCTGGTCGAGAAGATCGGCCACATCACCGCCGAGGAGACCCGCGCGTCCGGTCCGCAGTGGGCGTTCGCGCCCTGCATCTGCGTCGCCCGCGACGACCGCTGGGGCCGTACCTACGAGAGCTTCGGCGAGTCGCCCGCTCTGGTGCGGTCGATGGAGACCGTCATCGACGGGCTCCAGGGCAAGAAGGGCCAGCTCGACCACGCCGACCGCGTCCTCGCCAGCGCCAAGCACTTCGCCGGCGACGGACTCACGGCGTACGACGAGGCAGCGGCCGGCACCGGCGCCTACCCGATCGACCAGGGCATCGACAAGGTCAGCCGCAAGCAGTTCAAGAAGCTCGCGCTGGCGCCGTACGTCCCGGCGGTCAAGGAGCACCGCGTCGGCTCGGTGATGCCGTCCTTCTCCAGTGTCGACTGGACCGACGACGGGCTCGGCAACCCGGTCAAGATGCACGCGAACAAGCAGCTGATCACCGGTTGGCTCAAGAACCAGCAGCACTTCAAGGGCTTCGTCATCTCCGACTGGCGGGCGATCCGCCAGCTGCCCGGCGACTACCGCGCCCAGGTCAAGGCCTCCGTGCTGGCCGGCGTCGACATGTTCATGGAGCCGATCCAGGCGCCCAACAACCCGAGCGGCTGGGACGAGTTCATCCCGACGCTGACCGACCTGGTCGGCGACGGCGAGGTCCCGGTGAGTCGCATCGACGACGCGGTCGCCCGGATCCTGAAGGCGAAGTTCGACCTCGGGCTCTTCGAGCACCCGCTCACCGACCGGACCCACATCGGTGACATCGGCAGCAAGGCGCACCGTGCGGTCGCCCGGCAGGCGGTCGCGGAGAGCCAGGTGCTGCTGCGCAACAAGCAGCGCACGCTCCCGCTCAAGCCCAAGAACAAGGTGTACGTCGCGGGCAGCAACGCCGACAACATCGGCAACCAGACCGCGGGCTGGACGCTGACCTGGCAGGGTGGCTCGACCAACGTGGTGCCCGGCCGGACCATCCTCGACGGCATCGAGAAGGCCGCGAAGGGCGACGTCACCTACAGCGAGAAGGCCACCGCGCGCATCCCGCGCAAGGCGGTCGGTGTGGTGGTCGTGGGCGAGACGCCGTACGCCGAGGGCTTCGGCGACGTCGGCGGCCCGCAGTGGGCCTACGACCCCGGCGACGCCGGGGTGCCGCGGCAGAAGCAGACCATGGAGATCAGCACCGCCGACAAGCAGGCGATCCGCACGGTCTGCGCGCGTACGACGTCCTGCACGGTGCTGGTCGTCTCGGGGCGTCCGCTCATCGTCCCGCCGGGACTGCTCCGCCAGATCGACGCGCTCGTTGCGTCGTGGCTGCCGGGCAGCGAGGGCGGCGGCGTCGCCGACGTGCTCTACGGGCGCAGCCCGTTCGTCGGCAAGCTGCCCGTCACCTGGCCCCGCACCATCGCCCAGGAGCCGATCAACGTCGGGGACAAGAAGTACGACCCGCTCTACTCCTACGGGTTCGGCCTGAGCACGCGCTAG